The following proteins are encoded in a genomic region of Glycine max cultivar Williams 82 chromosome 18, Glycine_max_v4.0, whole genome shotgun sequence:
- the LOC100777925 gene encoding laccase-17 has product MGCAYLNMPGFMRAMFVVLCALMILPELTHAKHARVTRHYKFNIKMQNFTRLCQTKNIVTVNGRFPGPRIIAREGDRIMVKVVNHVQYNVTLHWHGIRQLKSAWADGPAYITQCPIQTGQSFVYNFTVIGQRGTLWWHAHISWLRTTLYGPIVILPKRHVPYPFPQPFREVPIILGEWWKADTEAVINQAMQTGLAPNVSDAHTINGLPGPVSNCAAKETFKLKVKPGKTYLLRLINAALNDEMFFSIANHTLTMVEADAVYVKPFSTKVVLITPGQTVNVLLKAKSKAPNATFAISTRPYATGPAAFDNTTATGFLEYKKPSLASSKSNTKKLPLLRAVFPKFNDTVFAMNFHNKVRSLASARFPAKVPKTVDRRFFFTVGLGISQCSKNQQCQGPNNTRVAAAVNNVTFVTPNIALLQAHFFNKSKGVYTTDFPANPPFKFNYTGTPPSNIFVSSGTKAVVLPYNTSVELVLQDTSIIGAESHPLHLHGFNFFIVGQGNGNFDPKKDPKKFNLVDPAERNTAGVPSGGWVAVRFLADNPGVWFMHCHLEVHTSWGLKMAWIVQDGKRRNQKLPPPPSDLPKC; this is encoded by the exons ATGGGTTGTGCTTATCTCAACATGCCAGGCTTCATGAGGGCAATGTTTGTTGTGTTATGTGCGCTGATGATATTGCCGGAGCTAACACATGCAAAGCATGCAAGAGTCACTAGGCACTACAAGTTTAAT atcAAAATGCAAAACTTCACAAGGCTTTGCCAAACAAAGAACATTGTAACTGTCAATGGACGATTTCCTGGTCCTAGAATCATAGCAAGAGAAGGTGACAGAATTATGGTTAAAGTGGTTAACCACGTTCAATACAATGTTACCCTTCATTG GCATGGAATTCGCCAACTGAAAAGTGCATGGGCAGATGGACCTGCCTATATCACACAGTGTCCAATTCAGACAGGCCAAAGTTTTGTGTACAACTTCACAGTCATTGGTCAAAGAGGAACACTATGGTGGCATGCACATATCTCATGGCTTAGAACAACTCTCTATGGTCCCATTGTCATTCTTCCCAAAAGACATGTCCCTTACCCATTCCCTCAACCCTTCAGAGAAGTCCCCATCATATTGG GGGAGTGGTGGAAAGCAGACACAGAAGCTGTTATAAATCAAGCAATGCAGACAGGATTGGCACCAAATGTCTCAGATGCTCACACTATCAATGGTCTTCCCGGTCCTGTCTCCAACTGCGCAGCCAAAG AAACATTCAAGCTCAAGGTGAAGCCTGGAAAAACATATCTGCTTCGTCTGATCAACGCTGCACTTAATGATGAAATGTTCTTCAGCATAGCCAACCACACCCTCACCATGGTGGAAGCTGATGCGGTGTATGTAAAGCCCTTCAGCACAAAGGTTGTTCTGATCACACCTGGTCAAACCGTCAACGTCCTTCTCAAGGCCAAATCCAAGGCACCAAATGCCACATTTGCCATATCCACAAGGCCCTATGCTACAGGTCCAGCTGCTTTTGACAACACCACAGCCACAGGGTTCCTTGAGTACAAGAAACCTTCACTTGCAAGCAGCAAGTCAAACACCAAGAAGCTTCCACTTCTTAGAGCAGTGTTCCCTAAATTCAATGACACTGTCTTTGCAATGAACTTCCACAACAAGGTTCGTAGCTTGGCCAGTGCAAGATTCCCAGCAAAAGTTCCAAAAACCGTGGACAGGCGCTTCTTCTTCACTGTTGGCTTAGGAATAAGCCAGTGCTCAAAAAACCAACAATGCCAAGGGCCTAACAACACAAGGGTAGCTGCAGCAGTTAACAATGTGACATTTGTGACACCAAACATTGCCTTACTCCAAGCACATTTTTTCAACAAGTCCAAGGGAGTGTACACCACTGATTTCCCTGCTAACCCTCCTTTCAAGTTCAACTACACTGGCACTCCACCAAGCAATATCTTTGTGAGTAGTGGCACTAAGGCAGTGGTGCTGCCATACAACACCAGTGTGGAGTTGGTACTTCAGGACACAAGCATTATTGGAGCTGAGAGTCACCCTCTTCACCTTCATGGCTTCAACTTCTTCATTGTTGGCCAAGGAAATGGAAACTTTGACCCCAAAAAGGACCCCAAAAAGTTCAACCTGGTTGACCCTGCTGAGAGGAACACTGCTGGTGTGCCATCTGGTGGGTGGGTTGCTGTGCGCTTTCTTGCTGACAATCCAG